Proteins found in one Nostoc sp. NIES-3756 genomic segment:
- a CDS encoding RsmB/NOP family class I SAM-dependent RNA methyltransferase yields MEKPSNLLLKLARRLFENLDQQEEFINALIAPQPFNPCILWCQNKPHNLPFSIESPLSWQPSFVDRLHLGEKPGQYSLHHQGYFYCLDFSSVFAASILLTIPQSVRLVFDMCAAPGGKSIFAWQALHPELTICNEVIGKRLGMLISNLKRCHISPSFVVNRDSSIFAEHIPLSSNLVLVDAPCTGQSLLAKGEKAPGCFHPTAINKSANRQKRIIANSAQLVSPQGYLAYMTCTYSPEENEQVCEWFLSRFPRFQAIKINHLEEYQSHLTTIPCYRLFPQHRLGAGAFTVLFQNTDEGQSKEIEQDILEDLGIIQKI; encoded by the coding sequence ATGGAAAAACCATCGAATTTACTACTAAAACTCGCACGACGTTTGTTTGAAAATCTTGATCAACAAGAAGAATTCATCAATGCTTTAATTGCTCCTCAACCTTTTAACCCCTGTATTCTTTGGTGTCAAAATAAACCACATAATCTACCTTTTTCAATAGAATCTCCCCTAAGTTGGCAACCCTCATTTGTTGACCGTCTGCATCTAGGAGAAAAACCGGGTCAGTATAGCCTACATCATCAAGGATATTTCTATTGTTTAGATTTTTCCTCTGTATTTGCCGCCTCTATTTTATTAACAATTCCACAATCAGTCAGGTTAGTTTTTGATATGTGTGCAGCTCCCGGCGGTAAAAGTATTTTTGCTTGGCAAGCCTTACACCCAGAATTAACTATTTGTAACGAAGTAATTGGTAAACGTTTAGGAATGTTAATTTCTAATTTAAAACGTTGTCATATTAGCCCTAGTTTTGTCGTTAATCGAGATTCTAGTATTTTTGCAGAACATATACCCTTATCTAGTAATCTAGTCTTAGTAGATGCACCTTGCACCGGGCAATCTTTATTAGCTAAGGGAGAAAAAGCACCCGGATGTTTTCATCCTACAGCTATTAATAAGAGTGCCAACCGTCAAAAAAGAATCATAGCTAACTCTGCACAACTTGTTTCTCCACAAGGTTATCTTGCATATATGACTTGTACCTATTCTCCCGAAGAGAATGAGCAAGTATGTGAATGGTTTTTGTCACGCTTCCCTCGATTTCAAGCAATAAAAATAAACCATCTAGAAGAATATCAGTCACACTTAACTACTATCCCTTGTTATCGTTTGTTCCCACAACATAGGTTAGGTGCTGGTGCTTTTACTGTGCTTTTTCAAAATACAGATGAGGGGCAATCTAAGGAAATTGAGCAAGACATTTTAGAAGATTTAGGTATTATTCAAAAAATTTAA
- a CDS encoding response regulator — protein MKSPVNSKPKILVVDDEPDNLDLLYRTFYRDYKVLRAISGPAALDLLAQEGDVAVIISDQRMPIMSGTEFLSLTATQYPDIIRIILTGYTDVEDLVEAINAGKVFKYVTKPWEAEELKAVVRQALDTHNVLKARTRELTRTLRQESLLNTVTNTIRSALDYRQILQAIVDTVGHMLEVDVCLLRPFQDGQLVNEGFTYQKTLPSATANIINDTAPLTLVAETVWETHEVQIIHDVAGDERIHSVQRRSDAFAAADIRSSLIVPLICQQELMAVLALHQCSQGRIWGEEEVQLVSMVADQAALALSQAYAYEQVRALAKRESLINTITTAIRSSLNPEDIFAAITQQLGQALQVDGCVLSLWTEEDEFVKCVGLYDSSQHGQYFRENHHHVTQELPESHTPILENPILQKILRTHEPVIITDINQAAWETKGFDLPLKMPAQSLMLVPLLADGKCIGSITLREGKKSRNWLASDIELTKAVAAQAAIAVQQANLYQKTREQAERLLQLDKQKTEFFQNISHEFRTPITLIQGPLESSVGAGEGLSYAQSAIALRNSRRLLRLVNQLLDLQRLDAGRMQPSFRPCDLVDFVSQIAESFRPYCEKKALNLVTQLDECPQVYIDMEKFDKVVYNLLSNAMKFTPEGGTITVKLESQGNHCILQVEDTGIGIVKEQIPYLFERFRQAEGSENRSYEGSGLGLALVKELVELHGGKVTVESVYGKGTTFTLWLLSGNTHLPTQQILDTPAELTTSRASVELADLELVETTPDDIHIHTTPHLARAERPATANSTHTILVVDDNPDLRTYVSDILRRSGYQVYTARNGYEGFGKAQEISPNLIITDLMMPLVTGVEMIRMIRNEDKIKGTPIILLTAKVDEETRIESTENGADAYLAKPFNDRELLAEVRNLLALKENEKRVLELNTYLTESVLKRFLPPALVSKAAAGALSLDLRPEPRLITVLFSDIVGFTQLANTLRSRRVAELLNEYLETMTRAVFDNGGTVDKFMGDAILALYGAPEELTPNEQVRRAVNTAKAMQRSLVQLNQRWRDQGIFDSHTDGGVQFRCGIHQGTAVVGMFGSAERADYTAIGPSVNIAARLQAAAVPGTILVSAAVADYLQDEEITKGSPLKLKGVDETVLTFVVKSELMANS, from the coding sequence ATGAAATCCCCAGTAAACAGTAAGCCTAAAATATTGGTTGTTGACGATGAACCAGACAACCTTGACTTGCTTTACCGCACCTTCTATCGTGACTACAAGGTGCTGAGGGCTATATCTGGCCCTGCGGCGCTGGATCTGCTGGCGCAAGAGGGAGATGTCGCTGTGATTATCTCCGATCAGCGAATGCCGATTATGAGTGGTACGGAATTTTTGAGCCTAACAGCTACACAATACCCAGATATTATTCGGATTATTTTAACTGGTTACACTGACGTAGAAGACTTAGTAGAAGCAATTAACGCTGGTAAAGTATTCAAATATGTCACCAAACCTTGGGAAGCTGAAGAACTCAAAGCTGTAGTCCGCCAAGCCCTTGACACTCATAATGTCCTCAAAGCACGCACGCGGGAATTGACACGTACACTGCGGCAAGAGTCGCTACTGAACACAGTTACAAATACCATCCGCAGCGCCTTAGACTATCGACAAATTTTGCAGGCAATTGTCGATACAGTTGGTCATATGTTAGAGGTGGATGTCTGCCTATTACGTCCCTTTCAAGATGGACAATTAGTAAACGAAGGGTTTACTTATCAGAAAACTTTACCATCTGCAACAGCAAATATCATCAATGATACTGCCCCCTTGACTCTTGTGGCTGAGACTGTCTGGGAAACCCACGAGGTGCAAATCATTCATGATGTGGCAGGCGATGAGCGCATTCACAGTGTACAGCGTAGAAGTGATGCCTTTGCGGCGGCTGATATCCGTTCTAGTTTAATTGTGCCTTTAATTTGCCAACAAGAGTTAATGGCAGTCTTAGCGCTACATCAATGTTCTCAAGGACGTATCTGGGGAGAGGAAGAAGTACAGTTAGTTTCGATGGTAGCGGATCAAGCTGCTTTGGCGTTGTCGCAGGCTTATGCTTACGAACAGGTAAGAGCGCTGGCAAAGCGGGAGTCTTTAATTAATACAATTACAACCGCAATTCGTTCTAGCCTTAACCCTGAAGATATTTTTGCAGCTATTACCCAACAGTTGGGGCAAGCCTTACAAGTTGATGGTTGTGTTCTGTCTTTGTGGACTGAAGAAGACGAATTTGTTAAGTGTGTGGGGTTGTATGATAGCTCTCAACATGGACAATATTTTAGAGAAAATCATCACCACGTAACACAGGAATTACCAGAATCCCACACGCCAATTTTAGAAAATCCTATTTTACAAAAAATATTAAGGACACATGAGCCTGTAATAATTACGGATATAAATCAGGCCGCTTGGGAAACCAAGGGCTTTGACTTACCATTGAAAATGCCAGCGCAATCGCTTATGCTTGTGCCTTTATTGGCAGATGGTAAATGTATCGGTAGTATTACCCTCCGAGAAGGGAAGAAAAGCCGGAACTGGTTAGCGTCTGATATTGAACTGACAAAAGCTGTAGCTGCACAAGCGGCGATCGCAGTACAACAAGCAAATTTATACCAAAAAACCCGTGAACAAGCCGAACGCTTGCTGCAACTAGATAAACAAAAAACCGAATTTTTCCAAAATATATCCCATGAATTTCGCACACCCATCACCTTAATTCAAGGGCCGTTAGAATCATCTGTGGGAGCGGGTGAGGGTTTATCTTACGCCCAAAGTGCGATCGCATTGCGTAACTCCCGGCGACTGCTGCGGCTAGTCAACCAACTACTAGATTTGCAACGCCTTGACGCAGGGAGAATGCAGCCAAGTTTCCGTCCCTGTGACTTAGTTGATTTTGTCAGTCAAATTGCCGAATCATTCCGTCCCTACTGCGAGAAAAAGGCACTAAATTTAGTCACCCAATTAGATGAATGTCCCCAAGTATATATAGACATGGAAAAATTTGACAAAGTGGTTTATAACCTCTTGTCAAATGCCATGAAATTTACGCCAGAAGGCGGGACAATCACCGTTAAGCTGGAATCTCAAGGCAATCATTGTATCTTACAAGTCGAAGATACAGGTATCGGCATTGTTAAAGAACAAATCCCCTACCTGTTTGAACGCTTTCGCCAAGCAGAAGGTTCAGAAAATCGTTCTTATGAAGGTAGTGGTTTAGGTTTAGCTTTAGTTAAAGAATTAGTAGAACTACATGGTGGTAAAGTCACCGTCGAGTCAGTCTATGGTAAAGGCACAACTTTTACCTTGTGGTTGCTGAGTGGTAATACTCACCTACCCACACAGCAAATATTAGACACACCGGCAGAACTCACTACCAGCCGCGCCAGTGTAGAACTAGCTGACTTGGAACTAGTAGAAACAACACCAGATGATATACATATACACACCACTCCTCACTTAGCACGGGCTGAACGCCCCGCTACCGCTAACAGCACTCACACCATCCTCGTTGTTGATGACAACCCCGATTTGCGGACTTACGTTTCAGACATCCTCCGCCGTAGTGGCTATCAAGTCTATACAGCTCGTAATGGTTATGAAGGATTTGGTAAAGCTCAGGAAATCTCACCCAACCTCATCATTACTGACTTAATGATGCCTTTAGTGACAGGAGTTGAGATGATTCGGATGATTCGCAACGAAGACAAAATTAAAGGAACACCAATCATCTTACTAACTGCCAAAGTTGATGAAGAAACCCGCATCGAAAGTACAGAAAATGGTGCAGATGCTTATTTAGCCAAACCATTTAACGACCGGGAACTTCTGGCGGAGGTTCGGAATCTTTTAGCCTTGAAAGAAAATGAAAAGCGAGTCTTGGAGTTAAACACCTACCTCACCGAATCAGTCCTTAAACGCTTTTTGCCGCCTGCATTGGTGTCAAAAGCTGCTGCGGGTGCTTTAAGTTTAGATTTACGACCAGAACCACGCTTAATTACGGTGCTGTTTAGTGACATCGTTGGTTTTACACAGTTAGCCAATACTCTCAGATCCCGCCGAGTAGCAGAATTACTGAATGAGTATTTGGAAACCATGACCAGGGCTGTGTTTGACAATGGTGGTACTGTAGATAAGTTTATGGGGGATGCTATCCTAGCTCTCTACGGAGCGCCAGAAGAACTCACCCCCAATGAACAAGTGCGTCGAGCGGTGAATACAGCTAAAGCGATGCAACGCTCTTTAGTTCAATTAAACCAGCGCTGGCGTGATCAAGGAATTTTTGACTCTCACACTGATGGTGGTGTACAGTTTCGCTGCGGTATTCACCAAGGTACAGCTGTTGTGGGTATGTTTGGCAGTGCTGAACGTGCCGACTATACGGCAATTGGCCCTAGTGTAAATATTGCCGCTCGATTGCAAGCGGCGGCTGTCCCAGGTACAATTTTGGTTTCTGCGGCTGTGGCAGATTACTTACAAGACGAAGAAATTACTAAAGGTAGTCCGCTAAAACTTAAAGGAGTAGATGAAACCGTTCTGACCTTTGTTGTTAAATCAGAATTAATGGCTAATAGCTAA
- a CDS encoding GNAT family N-acetyltransferase has translation MTIKSIYKSNFLSCCLEYLRRFYLNKINIQLTLTYWFFDPSRRKPVTAAAESVSHQFRVRAATSADLTGISQIIAESFHSQNGFWGWAFPLLRLGIYEDFRHRLLSPAPHHLCLVAVETTDNGIEKLVGTVEIGVRFNDYWTQSGKSFPYLSNLAVHPKYRRHGVASQLLLKCEQVSQEWGFQDLYLHVLENNYQARQLYFKLGYRVHKVDSQWNNFFFRRSQQILLHKHVNINSGS, from the coding sequence ATGACTATTAAATCAATTTACAAGTCCAATTTTCTCAGTTGCTGTTTAGAATATTTGAGAAGATTTTATTTGAATAAGATTAATATTCAACTAACCTTGACATACTGGTTTTTTGATCCATCTCGCCGCAAGCCAGTTACAGCAGCAGCCGAGTCTGTTTCTCACCAATTCCGGGTTCGTGCTGCCACATCTGCTGATTTGACTGGTATTTCTCAGATTATTGCCGAAAGCTTTCATTCTCAGAATGGTTTCTGGGGATGGGCTTTTCCACTACTCCGTTTAGGTATTTATGAGGATTTCAGGCATCGCCTCCTGTCACCCGCTCCTCATCACCTCTGCTTGGTGGCTGTGGAAACTACCGATAATGGGATTGAGAAATTAGTAGGAACTGTAGAAATTGGTGTACGTTTTAATGATTACTGGACACAATCTGGTAAAAGTTTTCCTTACTTGTCGAATTTAGCAGTTCATCCCAAATATCGTAGGCATGGGGTGGCTTCACAGTTACTTCTCAAATGTGAACAAGTCTCTCAGGAATGGGGATTTCAAGACTTGTACCTCCACGTTCTAGAAAATAACTACCAAGCACGGCAACTTTATTTTAAGCTGGGCTATCGCGTACACAAGGTTGATTCTCAGTGGAATAATTTTTTCTTTAGGCGCTCTCAACAGATTCTGCTCCACAAACACGTCAATATTAATTCAGGTAGCTAA
- a CDS encoding histidinol-phosphate transaminase, translating to MLPFIRSDLAQFTAYKPHLSSDTGAAVPTQLDRLDTNESPDDLPSELKQKLAWTFQQVIESNRYPDGGHEELKSAIAHYVNESANLSSSPFTAANISVGNGSDELIRSLLIATCLGGEGAILVANPTFSMYGILAQTLGIPVASVSRDTTNFEIDLTAAQSAITQTQNPPIRAVFVVHPNSPTANPLTAKELTWLKSLSEEILVVIDEAYFEFSQNTLVSELKQRPNWIILRTFSKAFRLAAMRVGYCVAHPEAIAILEKVRLPYNLPSFSIASALVALQNRAALLKSIPQTLEERAKLITAFSGYPELIVSESAANFIFLRLKPNSENSSDTTLHNLHQQLRNYGTLVRQISGGLRITIGSPEENQRTLNHIQAVLRDARG from the coding sequence ATGCTCCCTTTTATCCGCTCAGATTTAGCCCAATTTACAGCCTACAAACCCCACCTCAGCAGCGATACAGGCGCAGCCGTTCCCACCCAATTAGATCGGTTAGATACAAATGAAAGTCCTGATGATTTGCCATCTGAGTTAAAACAAAAGCTTGCTTGGACATTTCAACAGGTAATTGAAAGTAATCGTTATCCTGATGGTGGACATGAGGAGCTTAAAAGTGCGATCGCCCATTATGTCAATGAATCGGCTAATCTTTCATCATCACCATTTACAGCCGCTAATATCTCTGTTGGTAATGGTTCGGATGAGTTAATCCGTTCTTTATTAATTGCTACGTGTTTAGGCGGAGAAGGAGCAATTTTAGTCGCCAATCCCACTTTTTCTATGTATGGGATTTTGGCACAAACTTTAGGTATTCCTGTAGCGTCGGTATCTAGGGATACTACAAATTTTGAAATCGATTTAACAGCCGCCCAGTCTGCCATTACCCAAACTCAAAATCCTCCTATTAGAGCGGTGTTTGTCGTTCATCCCAACTCCCCAACAGCTAACCCTTTAACCGCAAAGGAGTTAACTTGGTTGAAAAGTCTGAGTGAAGAAATTTTAGTAGTAATTGACGAAGCTTACTTTGAGTTTAGCCAAAATACCCTCGTTAGTGAATTAAAACAGCGTCCTAATTGGATAATTTTACGCACATTTTCCAAAGCTTTCCGGTTAGCAGCCATGCGCGTTGGCTATTGTGTCGCTCATCCAGAGGCGATCGCTATTTTAGAAAAAGTCCGTTTACCCTACAATCTACCTAGTTTTTCTATTGCTTCGGCTCTAGTCGCTTTACAAAATCGTGCCGCGCTACTAAAGTCAATTCCCCAAACCCTAGAGGAACGCGCCAAACTCATCACTGCTTTCTCTGGATATCCAGAATTGATAGTTTCTGAAAGCGCCGCCAACTTTATCTTCCTACGCTTGAAACCAAATAGCGAAAATTCATCAGACACTACATTACACAACCTACATCAACAACTCAGGAATTATGGAACTTTAGTACGCCAAATTAGTGGCGGATTAAGAATTACTATAGGAAGCCCAGAAGAAAATCAACGCACACTTAATCATATACAAGCAGTTTTAAGAGATGCTAGAGGTTAG
- a CDS encoding YqiA/YcfP family alpha/beta fold hydrolase codes for MTKYIYLHGFASSPQSAKAQDISERFAQIDTQITIPDLNTGGFSELTITRQIQQVAALLPDASVSVTLIGSSLGGLTAAHIAQQYSQVQRLVLLAPAFGFLSHWLPKLGEEAVQHWWQQGYYPVYHYGEGQTLPLSYNFVTDAAQYQEDFLQRPIPTLILHGKQDEVIPITASRDFARYRPWVELIELDSDHALGNVMEEIWQAICLFVHSQ; via the coding sequence ATGACCAAATACATCTACCTCCACGGCTTTGCTTCTAGCCCTCAATCTGCTAAAGCGCAGGATATTAGTGAGCGGTTTGCCCAAATTGATACACAGATAACAATTCCTGACCTCAATACTGGGGGATTTTCTGAGTTAACTATCACACGCCAGATTCAACAAGTAGCGGCGCTTCTACCTGATGCTTCTGTTTCAGTAACACTAATTGGTTCCAGTTTAGGGGGTTTAACGGCTGCTCACATTGCACAGCAATATTCACAGGTGCAACGTCTAGTTTTATTAGCGCCAGCTTTTGGCTTTCTATCTCACTGGTTGCCCAAACTGGGGGAGGAAGCAGTACAACATTGGTGGCAACAAGGGTATTATCCGGTGTACCACTATGGCGAAGGGCAAACATTACCCTTGAGTTACAATTTCGTCACAGATGCAGCCCAATATCAAGAAGACTTTTTACAGCGCCCCATCCCCACCTTGATTCTCCACGGTAAACAAGACGAAGTTATCCCCATCACAGCCAGCCGCGATTTTGCTCGTTACCGTCCTTGGGTAGAATTAATAGAACTAGACAGCGACCATGCTTTAGGCAATGTGATGGAAGAAATCTGGCAAGCTATTTGCCTATTCGTCCATAGTCAATAG
- the gor gene encoding glutathione-disulfide reductase: protein MTFDYDLFVIGAGSGGLAASKRAASYGAKVAIAENDLVGGTCVIRGCVPKKLMVYGSHFPALFEDAAGYGWQVGKAELNWEHFITSIDKEVRRLSQLHISFLEKAGVELISGRATLVDPHTVEVGDRKYTADKILIAVGGRPIKPDLPGMEYGITSNEIFHLKTQPKHIAIIGSGYIGTEFAGIMRGLGSEVTQITRGDKILKGFDEDIRTEIQEGMINHGIRIIPNNVVTAVEKVPEGLKISLSGENQEPIIADVFLVATGRVPNVDGLGLENAGVEVVGADIEGPGYNTESAIAVNEYSQTSQPNIFAVGDVTDRLNLTPVAIGEGRAFADSEFGNNRREFSHATVPTAVFSNPQASTVGLTEAEAREKFGDEAIKIYRTRFRPMYHSFTGKQERTIMKLVVDVNTDKVLGAHMVGEDAAEIIQGVAIAVKMGATKKDFDATVGIHPSAAEEFVTMR from the coding sequence ATGACTTTTGATTATGACTTGTTCGTCATTGGTGCAGGTTCTGGAGGTTTGGCTGCTTCTAAACGGGCTGCAAGCTATGGGGCAAAAGTTGCGATCGCTGAAAATGATCTAGTTGGGGGAACCTGTGTTATTCGGGGTTGTGTACCTAAAAAACTCATGGTTTACGGTTCTCACTTCCCGGCTTTGTTTGAGGATGCAGCCGGCTATGGTTGGCAAGTTGGGAAGGCAGAATTAAATTGGGAACATTTTATTACATCTATAGATAAGGAAGTCCGGCGGCTGTCACAACTGCACATCAGCTTTTTGGAAAAGGCGGGTGTGGAACTAATCTCTGGTCGTGCTACTTTGGTAGATCCTCATACAGTGGAAGTAGGCGATCGCAAATATACTGCCGATAAAATTTTAATTGCCGTTGGTGGTCGTCCTATCAAACCAGACCTACCAGGTATGGAATATGGCATCACTTCCAACGAAATCTTTCACCTCAAAACCCAACCAAAACACATTGCCATCATCGGTTCGGGTTACATCGGTACAGAATTTGCAGGTATTATGCGTGGTTTGGGTTCCGAAGTCACTCAAATTACCAGAGGGGACAAAATCTTAAAAGGTTTTGATGAAGACATCCGTACCGAAATTCAGGAAGGGATGATCAATCATGGTATTCGGATTATTCCCAACAACGTAGTCACGGCAGTTGAAAAAGTCCCAGAAGGGTTAAAAATTAGCTTATCTGGCGAAAATCAAGAACCAATCATTGCCGATGTATTTTTAGTAGCTACAGGTAGAGTTCCTAACGTAGATGGACTGGGTTTGGAAAATGCTGGTGTTGAAGTTGTTGGCGCTGATATAGAAGGGCCTGGATATAATACCGAAAGTGCCATTGCTGTGAACGAATACAGCCAAACCAGCCAACCAAATATCTTTGCTGTTGGTGATGTCACCGACCGCTTAAACCTAACTCCTGTAGCCATTGGCGAAGGTCGCGCCTTTGCCGATAGTGAGTTTGGCAACAACCGCCGAGAGTTCAGCCACGCAACCGTACCTACTGCCGTATTTTCTAACCCACAAGCCTCCACAGTCGGGCTAACGGAAGCCGAAGCACGGGAAAAATTTGGTGACGAGGCTATAAAAATATACCGTACCCGCTTCCGCCCCATGTACCATAGTTTCACAGGCAAACAAGAGCGGACAATAATGAAGTTGGTAGTTGATGTCAACACCGACAAAGTTTTAGGCGCTCACATGGTAGGTGAAGATGCTGCGGAAATTATCCAAGGTGTAGCGATCGCTGTCAAAATGGGAGCAACCAAAAAAGACTTCGACGCTACCGTCGGTATTCACCCCTCCGCCGCCGAAGAATTTGTCACTATGCGTTAA
- the leuD gene encoding 3-isopropylmalate dehydratase small subunit — MVSEVKQVIGRGIPLVGNDIDTDRIIPARYLKAITFDGLGEGAFVDDRTALKGEHAFDKPQYQGATILIVNRNFGCGSSREHAPQALAKWGIQGIIGESFAEIFFGNCVAIGIPCVTADEAIVKQLQDLVAANPQAPVSIDLETLQVQVGDYSAPVTISEGTRSAFTTGVWDACGQLVANSEQVRVTASKLPYVAWGKLAVC, encoded by the coding sequence ATGGTCAGCGAAGTTAAACAAGTTATAGGTCGTGGTATACCTTTGGTGGGTAATGATATAGATACTGATCGCATCATTCCTGCTCGTTATCTCAAAGCCATTACCTTTGATGGGTTGGGTGAAGGTGCGTTTGTTGATGACCGCACAGCCTTAAAAGGTGAACATGCTTTTGATAAACCCCAGTATCAAGGTGCAACTATTTTAATAGTTAACCGCAACTTTGGTTGTGGTTCATCGCGGGAACATGCACCGCAAGCCCTAGCAAAGTGGGGGATTCAAGGAATTATAGGCGAAAGCTTTGCGGAAATATTTTTCGGTAATTGCGTAGCAATAGGTATTCCTTGTGTGACAGCAGACGAGGCAATTGTGAAACAACTGCAAGATTTAGTCGCAGCTAATCCTCAAGCGCCAGTCAGCATAGATTTAGAAACCCTACAGGTGCAAGTTGGTGATTACAGCGCCCCAGTTACTATTAGTGAAGGAACCAGAAGCGCTTTCACTACGGGGGTTTGGGATGCTTGCGGTCAGTTGGTGGCGAATAGTGAGCAAGTTCGCGTAACAGCTAGTAAGTTACCTTATGTCGCTTGGGGTAAGTTGGCTGTTTGTTAG
- the leuC gene encoding 3-isopropylmalate dehydratase large subunit: MSKGTLFDKVWDLHTVGTLPSGLTQLFIGLHLIHEVTSPQAFAMLRERGLKVLFPGRTVATVDHIVPTDNQARPFGDRLAEEMIQALEQNCQENNITFYNIGSGSQGIVHVIAPELGLTQPGMTIACGDSHTSSHGAFGAIAFGIGTSQVRDVLASQTLSLSKLKVRKIEVNGTLNPGVFAKDVILHIIRTLGVKGGVGYAYEFAGTTFEQMNMEERMTVCNMAIEGGARCGYVNPDQVTYDYLNGRDFAPQGADWDKAVAWWESIKSDADAEYDDVVVFNAADIPPTVTWGITPGQGIGVNQLIPKPEELPEEDRFVAEEAYRYMDLYPGQPIKGTKIDVCFIGSCTNGRLSDLQEAAKIAKGRRVAEGIKAFVVPGSERVKKAAEAEGLDKIFQAAGFEWREPGCSMCLAMNPDKLEGRQISASSSNRNFKGRQGSASGRTLLMSPAMVATAAIKGEVADVRELL; the protein is encoded by the coding sequence ATGAGCAAAGGAACGCTGTTCGATAAAGTTTGGGACTTACACACTGTTGGTACACTTCCTTCAGGGCTAACACAGCTATTTATTGGGCTACACCTTATCCATGAAGTCACCAGTCCCCAAGCCTTTGCTATGTTACGGGAACGAGGCTTAAAAGTATTATTTCCAGGGCGGACTGTGGCAACAGTGGATCACATTGTACCCACAGATAATCAGGCACGCCCCTTTGGCGATCGCTTGGCGGAAGAAATGATCCAAGCGTTAGAGCAAAATTGTCAAGAAAATAACATAACTTTTTACAATATCGGTTCTGGCAGTCAAGGTATAGTTCACGTCATTGCCCCCGAATTAGGGCTTACCCAGCCGGGAATGACTATTGCTTGTGGAGATAGCCACACTTCTAGTCATGGGGCATTTGGTGCGATCGCATTTGGTATTGGTACTAGCCAAGTGCGTGACGTTCTCGCCTCTCAAACGCTATCACTCTCCAAACTCAAAGTCCGCAAAATTGAAGTCAATGGCACTCTCAACCCTGGTGTATTTGCTAAAGATGTCATCCTGCATATCATCCGTACTCTGGGCGTGAAAGGTGGTGTAGGTTACGCTTACGAATTTGCGGGTACTACTTTTGAACAGATGAATATGGAAGAACGGATGACAGTTTGCAACATGGCCATTGAAGGTGGTGCAAGGTGCGGTTATGTCAATCCCGACCAAGTAACTTACGATTACCTCAACGGTAGAGACTTTGCCCCCCAAGGCGCAGACTGGGATAAAGCCGTGGCTTGGTGGGAATCAATTAAGAGCGATGCTGATGCTGAATATGACGATGTAGTAGTATTCAACGCCGCCGATATTCCCCCCACCGTTACCTGGGGAATTACCCCCGGTCAAGGTATTGGGGTGAACCAATTAATTCCCAAACCAGAAGAACTACCAGAAGAAGACCGCTTCGTAGCTGAAGAAGCTTACCGTTACATGGATTTATATCCTGGTCAACCGATAAAAGGCACTAAGATTGATGTGTGCTTTATCGGTAGCTGCACCAACGGACGACTCAGTGACCTCCAAGAAGCAGCCAAAATTGCCAAAGGTCGCCGCGTTGCTGAAGGAATCAAGGCATTTGTCGTTCCCGGTTCCGAACGAGTGAAAAAAGCTGCTGAAGCCGAAGGTTTAGATAAAATTTTCCAAGCAGCAGGCTTTGAATGGCGCGAACCCGGATGTTCGATGTGTTTGGCGATGAACCCCGACAAATTGGAAGGTAGACAAATTAGTGCGTCTTCCTCAAACCGCAATTTCAAAGGCAGACAAGGTTCAGCCTCAGGTCGCACCCTGTTAATGAGTCCGGCAATGGTCGCAACTGCTGCAATTAAGGGTGAAGTCGCAGATGTGCGGGAGTTACTGTAA